From Chiloscyllium punctatum isolate Juve2018m chromosome 39, sChiPun1.3, whole genome shotgun sequence, one genomic window encodes:
- the atp5pd gene encoding ATP synthase subunit d, mitochondrial, whose product MSGRRVAMKAVDWLAFGERVPPNQRAMFNALKTRSDALSSRLTSLSEKPPSIDWVYYRKVVMKAGMVDEFEKKYNAVTIPEPIDTQVEKINAQEQEADKSAKSYIQASKDRISKYEKELTKFKNMIPFDQMTIEDLNDAFPETKLDKEKYPFWPHKPISEL is encoded by the exons ATGTCTGGTCGGCGAGTTGCCATGAAAGCTGTTGATTGGTTGGCATTTGGTGAACGTGTTCCACCTAACCAGAGAgctatgtttaatgcactgaaaACTCGAAGCGATGCTCTGTCTAGCAG GTTGACGTCGCTTTCTGAGAAACCTCCATCGATTGACTGGGTTTATTACCGGAAAGTGGTCATGAAGGCTGGTATGGTGGACGAGTTTGAAAAGAAG TATAATGCTGTGACGATTCCAGAACCCATTGACACCCAAGTGGAGAAGATCAATGCCCAGGAGCAAGAAGCT GACAAGAGCGCTAAGTCCTACATTCAGGCTTCTAAGGATCGGATTTCCAAATACGAGAAAGAG TTGACGAAATTCAAAAACATGATTCCATTTGACCAGATGACCATTGAGGATCTGAATGATGCTTTCCCTGAAACTAAACTGGACAAGGAAAAGTATCCCTTCTGGCCGCACAAGCCCATCAGTGAACTGTAA